In one Desulforegula conservatrix Mb1Pa genomic region, the following are encoded:
- a CDS encoding HPr family phosphocarrier protein, producing MEALSRTFLVHNKLGLHARPAASIAKLAQQAKSDIWLIKGDEKADAASIIDILTLACTQGTTIKVEITDHNDTSILENIASLFETSFGE from the coding sequence ATCGAAGCGCTTTCCAGGACATTTCTGGTTCATAATAAGCTTGGTCTTCATGCAAGGCCCGCAGCTTCCATTGCAAAGCTTGCCCAGCAGGCAAAATCAGATATATGGCTTATAAAGGGTGATGAAAAGGCAGATGCTGCAAGCATAATAGATATACTTACGCTGGCTTGCACACAAGGAACTACAATAAAAGTCGAAATTACCGATCATAACGATACGAGCATTCTTGAAAATATAGCAAGTCTTTTTGAAACCAGTTTTGGCGAGTAG